A part of Magnetospirillum sp. ME-1 genomic DNA contains:
- a CDS encoding 2Fe-2S iron-sulfur cluster-binding protein, with the protein MANVTFSAPTLEKDVTVYAVAGDNKTLLGVAKQHGIKIPCQCENGECGSCLIKVTILDDKRPSGIHLTEKEKLTLSVNGKLTKAQLADTETNDMPPPYRLACQYIVRNEDILVEFSGEPGVEIDLRR; encoded by the coding sequence ATGGCCAACGTTACGTTCAGCGCCCCCACCCTGGAAAAGGACGTCACCGTCTATGCGGTGGCGGGCGACAACAAGACCCTGCTGGGCGTCGCCAAGCAGCACGGCATCAAGATCCCCTGCCAGTGCGAGAACGGCGAGTGCGGCTCGTGCCTGATCAAGGTCACCATCCTGGACGACAAGCGCCCGTCCGGCATCCATCTGACCGAGAAGGAAAAGCTCACCCTGTCGGTCAATGGCAAGCTGACCAAGGCCCAGCTGGCCGACACCGAAACCAACGACATGCCCCCGCCCTACCGGCTGGCCTGTCAGTACATCGTCCGCAACGAGGATATCTTAGTGGAATTCTCGGGCGAGCCGGGCGTCGAGATCGATCTGCGGCGATAG